In a single window of the Bradyrhizobium sp. ORS 285 genome:
- the hpnO gene encoding aminobacteriohopanetriol synthase HpnO has protein sequence MLKPNIDVSEMFVERQAQRSTMHSRHLNEQLVRVLKTIGYDVGFQKGQGQYLYDRDGARYLDLLSGFGVFAIGRNHPTLRDALKSVLDSDLPNLVQLDVSTLAGVLAERLLEYVPYLDKVFFANSGAETVEAAIKFARGATGRPGIVYCGHSYHGLTYGALSLTDDSNFRTGFEPLLPGCTAIPFNDLAALEQALSSREIAAFIVEPIQGKGVNMPSDEFLPGAAALCKKYGTIFIADEIQTGMGRTGRFLAVEHWNVEPDMVLLSKALSGGHVPVGALLTRKAIFDKIFNRMDRAVVHGSTFAKNDLAMAAGIATLEVMKAEKLVEAAAKRGAELRLALTRMVPGYELLKEVRGKGLMIGVEFGPPKSLRLKASWTMLESANKGLFCQLITVPLFKDHKILTQVAGHGLHTIKLLPPLTITEEDCSWIERAFDDVIAQSHKVPGAIWSLGKTLVDNAIRKSA, from the coding sequence ATGCTAAAGCCCAATATAGACGTTTCCGAGATGTTTGTGGAGCGCCAGGCGCAGCGCAGCACCATGCATTCTCGGCATCTGAACGAGCAATTGGTCCGCGTCCTGAAGACGATTGGATACGATGTCGGGTTCCAAAAGGGACAAGGGCAGTATCTCTACGATCGCGATGGCGCCCGTTACCTCGATCTACTCAGCGGTTTTGGCGTCTTTGCAATCGGGCGCAATCATCCGACCCTGCGAGATGCGCTGAAAAGCGTTCTCGACAGCGATTTGCCGAACCTCGTTCAGCTCGACGTCTCCACGCTCGCGGGCGTTCTGGCCGAGCGGCTGCTGGAATATGTCCCGTATCTGGACAAGGTGTTCTTCGCGAACTCCGGCGCAGAGACCGTCGAGGCGGCGATCAAATTTGCGCGGGGTGCCACGGGACGGCCGGGCATCGTCTATTGCGGGCATTCCTATCACGGCCTCACCTACGGCGCGCTGTCGCTGACGGATGATTCGAACTTCCGCACCGGCTTCGAGCCGCTGCTGCCGGGATGCACCGCCATCCCGTTCAACGACCTCGCCGCGCTCGAGCAGGCGCTCTCATCACGCGAAATTGCAGCGTTCATCGTCGAGCCGATCCAGGGCAAGGGCGTCAACATGCCCTCCGACGAGTTCCTGCCGGGCGCCGCCGCGCTCTGCAAGAAGTACGGAACGATCTTCATCGCCGACGAGATCCAGACCGGCATGGGCCGCACGGGGCGGTTCCTCGCCGTGGAACATTGGAACGTCGAACCCGACATGGTGCTGCTGTCGAAGGCGCTGTCGGGTGGTCACGTCCCGGTGGGCGCGCTGCTCACGCGCAAGGCGATCTTCGACAAGATCTTCAACCGCATGGATCGTGCCGTCGTGCACGGCTCGACCTTCGCCAAGAACGACCTCGCGATGGCCGCTGGTATCGCGACCCTCGAGGTGATGAAGGCGGAGAAGCTGGTCGAGGCCGCCGCCAAGCGCGGCGCCGAGCTGCGTCTGGCGCTGACGCGGATGGTGCCAGGCTACGAGCTGCTCAAGGAAGTCCGCGGCAAGGGCCTGATGATTGGCGTCGAGTTCGGCCCGCCGAAATCGCTGCGTCTGAAGGCCTCCTGGACCATGCTGGAGAGCGCCAACAAGGGCCTGTTCTGCCAGCTCATCACGGTGCCGCTGTTCAAAGATCACAAGATCCTGACCCAGGTCGCCGGCCACGGCCTCCACACCATCAAGCTGCTGCCGCCGCTGACCATCACCGAAGAAGACTGCAGCTGGATCGAACGCGCCTTCGACGACGTCATCGCCCAGAGCCACAAGGTCCCCGGCGCGATCTGGTCGCTCGGCAAGACCCTGGTCGACAACGCGATCCGCAAATCGGCGTGA